CAATCGCGTTGACAATTTTAATGGGCATGTTGATTTATCTTATGCTACAATTCTCGAAGTAAATCTGCCATGCCTTTCTCCGGGCACTTATCAGGTGTCCTGGAAGGTTGTTTCATTAGACGGACACAGTACAAATGGTAGCTTCGCCTTTACAATCGAATAGTTAAACTATTTTTCTCCGTTTATGAGGTACTGATTTCCCATGAGGTTTCTTTAGTTTTTGTAACGCCTTGAACCTTTTTACTCGAGGTAAAGGAAGACGCTGGACCGACCCATCATGGGTTAGATTTAATATTGTGGATCATTTTGACTTGTTATAAGAAGTGGCTCGATGTAGAATCTTCATCGTCAAGTTTTAACTTGATAATTCCCTGCAGCTTGCTGCCGGGTTATTCATTGAATTTTCATACATTAGAAGGGGTAAGGATGATAAAGCATATAGTTATGTGGCGTCTAAAGGAACTTGCTAATAATGCAACCAAGCAAGAAAATGCAAAAAAGTTAAAAGAGAAACTTGAATCTTTGAGAGATAAAATAGAAGAGATTAAAGACATCGAAGTCGGGATCAATGTAAATCCCTCTGAAGCTGCTTTCGATGTTGTCTTGTATTCAGAGTTTGAAAATCTAGAAGCGCTTAACATTTATCAAAACCACCCAGAGCATAAAAAGATCGTTGAATTTGTTACTCAAATAAGAACTGATAGGTGTGTTGTCGACTATGAGAAATAATTTTTGGGATTAACAAGTAGCGATTTTATCGGCATTCAAGATTACCGAGATTCGATAATTATCGTTGACACCGTCTTAAAAAAGTATTATATTTGTGAGG
The window above is part of the Thermodesulfobacteriota bacterium genome. Proteins encoded here:
- a CDS encoding Dabb family protein, whose protein sequence is MIKHIVMWRLKELANNATKQENAKKLKEKLESLRDKIEEIKDIEVGINVNPSEAAFDVVLYSEFENLEALNIYQNHPEHKKIVEFVTQIRTDRCVVDYEK
- a CDS encoding copper resistance CopC family protein, which gives rise to MFNHSEPKVGETISNCPKQVRIWFDSPLEPSSSTVRVESESGNRVDNFNGHVDLSYATILEVNLPCLSPGTYQVSWKVVSLDGHSTNGSFAFTIE